CTTACAAATCCGCCGAACACGCCATTCTACCATCGTTTGCCCTCTTTACGAATCGTTGCGCCGCGATCCGCGCCGGGAGCTATAATCCGTGTACCCCAGAGCGGCAACACCAGTCGCGGCGCCCCGATCGATCCAACTTGCCAGGCGGTTCACAGCGCCAACGATCAGAAGGGAGGGCCTCCATGGACACCCGGGATCACAAGAACCAGCTCAAGTGCGTCGTGGACGAAGGCTTGCTCGTGAACCGTCGGGACATGGTCCGCGTCCTTCGCGATCTGGGCCCGGTCCGCTACCAGGACCTGGTCGACGGCGCGATCGTCCACCAGGGCGAGGGGATCATCATGAACGTGGTCGCCAACGACCAGAACGCGACCGTCATCCTCAACAAGCGCCTCTACCTCAACGTCAACGCCTTCGAGTACCTGAGCCTGGGCTCGGACGAGGCCGGGGGTGCCCACGTGGACCTGGTCGCCGAGCAACGGACGCTGCGCCTCATCCCGACCAGCGACCCCCTGCAGGAGCATGAGGAAGGCGTGATCGTCGAGGCCAGCGCCTCGCCCCGCGAGGCGCTCGATCGGATCTTCGGGGACACCTTCGCCGAGGTCTACCTGGAGGACGACTCCGACGAGGACGACTAGCTGCCTTCCTGGAGCTTGAGCTTCTCAAAGTAGAAGCGGGCCATGTAGCCGTCGCGGACGCGCGCCGAGAGAGGCACGCCGACCAGGGCCACGCCCATGAGGGTCGCCGCGCGACGCCAGGCCAGGCGCCGGCCGAGCACCGCCTCCTTGGCCCCCACCTCCCCCGAGAGCACCATCACGTGGCGCAGCCCCTTGAGCGGCTGCGCCACGGCCGTGTGGTAGATCACCCAGCGGTAGCGCTTCAACAGGTCGGCCGGAAGCGGCGGGCGCATCCCGCCCACCGCCACCAGCCCGGTCAAGAGGTCGAGATCGGCGATCGAGGTGGCCCGCAGGGCCCCGTCCGACGCGAACTCGCCGGCGTCGTCCGTCTCCTCGAGCATGGCAGGCAGGTTGCTCGCCTCGCCCGCCAGATCGACCACCAGCACCCGCCCGCGATCGTGGGTCAGCGCGATCCCCAGAGCGGCGCTCACCCCGGCGCTCGCGTCCAGATCGCCGAGGGCGAAGACCCCCGCCTCGCGAAACGGCGGCTTGTGCAGGGCGGCGAAGCGGCGAAAGAAGACGCCGAGCGCCTGGCAGGCCGGGGCCTGCAGCTCCAGGAAGCGCCCCCCCATCCCGAGGCCCGCGGGCAGGATGCCGATCACGGGCAGGCCGAAGAAGGCCGGCAGCGACAGGAAGCTGCGCCGGCGCAGGGCGAAGTAGACGGCGAGGGCCGCAGCGGTCAACAAAGCGACCGCTGCGGCCCCCATCCCGAGCGCGCGGCGCGAGACCCCGAGGCGCAGCGGCACCCCGGGCGACGCCCCCGGGGTCGCGGGCTCGGCCGACGGGGGCGTGGTCGACAGGGAGATGCCCTCGCCCGACAGGCGGTAGGCGTAATGGACCGGGCTGGCGTCCGCGAGCTCCTTGAGGCGCTGCATGGCGATCGCGACCGCCCTGTCCCGCGTTCCGCCGCTGGCCTGCACGTCGAGGTGGAAGGCCACCCCGTTCGGGATGTTCTCGACCGAGATGAGGCCGATCTTGGGCTTGAGGTCGGCGGGAAAGGCGGTGTAGACCTCGCCGAGCCAGCGGCCCGCGGCGAGGCCCTGGACGGCGCGCACGTCGCGCGCCGGGGCGAGCGGCGAGTACTCGAGGCGCAGGACCGCCTCGGCGGCGAGCGCCCCCGGCCCGAGCGCGAGGCTGGCGAGCAGGGCGATCGCCGAGGCGAGAAGGACGAGAAGGGGCCGGAACCCGGGACGAGGTAATCGCATGGGGTTCATTATAGGGACGCCCGGGGCCCCAAGCAAGAAAGCCACCGGCTCGCCGGTGGCTTTCTTGCTTGAAGGAAGGGAAGCTAGGCGAGCACGCGCCCCTGGTCGAGGGCCTCGGCCAGGATGGCGGCCTTGTCGGTCTTCTCCCAGGGCAGGTCCAGATCGACCCGGCCGAAGTGGCCGTAGGCCGCCGTCTGCCGGTAGATGGGCCGGCGCAGGTCGAGGGCGCGGATGATGCCCGCCGGGCGCAGGTCAAAGTGCTTCTGCACCAGCGCCTCGATCCGGTCCTCGGGAATGCGGTTGGTGCCCTGGCAATCGACCATGACGGAGGTGGGGCGCGCCACGCCGATGGCGTAGGACACCTGGACCTCGCAGCGGTCCGCGAGGCCCGCCGCCACGATGTTCTTGGCCACGTAGCGCGCGGCGTAAGCGGCCGAGCGGTCCACCTTCGTGGGATCCTTGCCCGAGAAGGCGCCGCCGCCGTGGCGGGCGTAGCCGCCGTAGGTGTCGACGATGATCTTGCGGCCGGTGAGGCCCGCGTCGCCCATGGGCCCACCCACCACGAAGCGGCCCGAGGGGTTGATGAGGAAGCGGGTGTCCTTTAGAAGCCCCTCCTCGACCATCGGCTTGATGACGTGCGCGATCAGGTCGCGCTCGATCTGCTCCTGGGAGACCTCGGGGGCGTGCTGGGTCGAGATCAGGATGGTGTCCACCCGCACGGGGGTGTGGCCCTCGTACTCGACGGTCACCTGGGTCTTGCCGTCGGGGCGCAGGTAAGGCAGGATGCCCTCTTTGCGGACTTCCGTCAGGCGCCGCGCCAGCCGGTGCGCCAGGCTGATCGGCAGGGGCATCAGCTCGGGGGTCTCGTTGCAGGCGAAGCCGAACATGAGGCCCTGGTCGCCCGCGCCGATGGCGTCGATCTTGGCGTCCACCTCGGCGTCCGACAGGCCGCCGCGGACCTCCCAGGCGCGATCGACGGCCTGGGCGATGTCGGGGGACTGCTTGCCGAGCGCCACCAGCACGCCGCAGGTCTCGGCGTCGAAGCCGTACTTGGCGCGGGTGTAGCCGATGTCGGCGACGGTCTTGCGAACCAGGGCCGGGATGTCCAGGTTGGCGGTGGTGGTGATCTCGCCTGAGACCAGAACCAGGCCCGTGGTGACCGTCGTCTCGCAGGCCACGCGGCCGAGGGGATCCTGCGACAGGATCGCGTCGAGCACGGTGTCGGAGATCTGGTCGCAGATTTTATCGGGATGGCCTTCGGTCACCGACTCGGAGGTGAACAGGCGCCGGCGCTGAGTCATGGGTGCTCCTTTTCGTAAGGGCGCGAACCGCGCAAAAAAATAGCCGCTTGCCAGTTATCAAGAGGCAAGGGCATCGTCCGGAGCTTTCGCCGCCGTTCGCTCATCTTCCGAGAGTCACCTCTCGCAGGATTTGGCACCGCACGCATCATCGCCGGTTGCCGGGCATCATCGGGCCAGTCCCTCCGCCTTCTCTTGATAAGCAAGTATGCAGGCCTCTCGGCCGTTGTCTTTCTTGAATCTTCTTATCACGCCAACCAGGCGCCGTCAATGCTCGCCTGAGCGCGGCGACAAGTCACGCCAACCAGGCGCCGTCAATGCTCGCCTGAGCGCGGCGACAAGTCCAAAGCGGCCCGAGGACGTTGCCTCGGGCCGCCGGCAAGCGCGTGATCAGAAGCGCCAGCTGGAGCCGAGGCCGAGCGACCCCACCGCGCCGCCCAGGCCCAGGCTCGGCCCGGAGTTGAAGCCGACGAACAGGTCCGCCGTCGTGTCCCTGTTGAAGGCGTAGCGCAAGCCGAATGCCGAGCGGGTGTTGAGGCCCGCCACCGGGAAGCCCAGGCTGGTGTCGGCCAGCAAGTGCAGGTTTGGCATCAGGCCGAGGTCCGCCCCGATACCCATGCCGAAGAAGTTGACCGGGCCGCTCGCCGCACCGACCATGGTCGCCGGCATGTTGAGGACCCCGAGGTTCCAGCTCGGCACGAGCGTGAGGCCCAGGGTGTTCACGCCGTTGAAGGCGAAGAGCTTCGAGATCGGCAGCCCCACCTGGAGACCCAGGTTGGGGGTGCCGTTGGCGTCCACCTCGAGGATGCCGCCCGCCAGGCCCGCGACGCCGGCGATCGCCTGACCCTCGGAGAGCAGGCCCCACTTGCCGCTGAGATCCAGCCGGCCGCGCCACGGGGCGGTGGCGAGCACGCCGATCCCGGTGCCCAGCTCGAAGTTGTTGCCCATCCCCATCTCGGCCCGCAGGTTGAAGGCGTTGCCGCTCACCGAGTTGATGCCGATCCCGACCGGCCCGGGCCCGATGCCCACCCCGCCGAGGAAGAGGTTCGCGCTGAGGAGGTTGGTGTTGGCGCTCAGGACGCTGGCCCGCGGCACCGCGTAGTACCGGGTCGGGCCTGCCTCCTGGGCGCTCACCACCGGCACCTGGACCATCGAGACCGAGGTCTTCATGGAAGTGCCGGGCGCAGCCCCCTGCGCGTTGGCAGCGCTCGCCAGGCACAGGGCCATCCCACCCGCCAGCGCGATCATGCTGTTGGTTCGCATTGCCGTCCCTCCTTGGCATCGATCGTGAAGATTTGCAACGTAAGGTAGCACTCGCCCGGGACGCCTTACAACGCTGGCTGGGCCGCATGCCGTCCGGCCCCCCAGGTCGATCGCGTGGTACAATCCCTGCGCCCGTGCCGCATTGAAACCCGGAGGACCCCGTGCCGCAGACCGCCACCGCCCTGAGAGAACACGCCCTCGCACTCCACCGTCGCTGCCTGATCGTCGACGGCCACGCCGACACCCTGGACCGCGTCCTGACCGAGGGCCACTCCTTCACCGAGGCGTCGCCGGACTTCCAGATCGACCTGCCGCGCCTCGTGGCCTCGGGGGTCAACGCCCAGGTGTTCTCGCTGTGGACCCCGCCCGAGTACCACGCGGAGCGCGCCCTGCACCGCGCCCTCAAGATGATCGCGGCCTTCCTCGACGCGCAGCGCGATCGTCCCGAGCTGCGCCAGATCACCGCGGTCTCGGACCTCGCCGCTGACCGGCCGGGCTTCATCTTCTCCTTCGAGGGCGCGGATCCCCTGGTGGACGACCTCTCCATGCTGGAGGTCTTCCACCGGCTCGGCCTGCGCATGATCGGGCTGACGTGGAACCATCGCAACGCCTTCGCCGACGGCCAGAAGGTGGGGCCGCGCCCGTCGGGCCTCACCGAGCTCGGGCGCGAGCTGGTCGAGCGCATGCAGGAGCTGGGCATCGTCCTCGATCTGGCCCACATCGCCGAGCCCGGCTTCTGGGACGCCCTCGAATGCTCGGAGGGGCCGGTGGTCGCCACCCACGCCAACGCCCACGCCCTCCATGCCCACCCCCGCAACCTGCGCGACGACCAGATCAAGGCCCTCGCCGAGCGCGGCGGCCTGGTGGGCGTCACCTTCGTGCCCGGCTTCCTGACGCGCGAGAAGGCCGATCTCGACCACGTGCTCGCGCACATCGACCACATCGTACGCCTGGTCGGCGACGACCACGTGGCGCTCGGCTCCGACTTCGACGGCATCACCGCCCCTCCGACCCGCCTCTCGCACGTGGGGCTTTTGCCCAACCTGACCGAGGGCATGCTCGCGCGCGGCTACTCCGAGGAGCGCATCGAGAAGATCCTCGGGCGCAACTGGCTGCGCGTCTTCGCGGCGGTTTGGAAGTAGATCCCGAGCCATGCTATGATCGTGAGCGCGCAAGCGTTCGCGCGCCGGCCCGACCCCACACGACGGAGGGTTTTCCTTGCTTTCCTTGCTCGACGATCCCGCTCGCCTGACCACTTTCGATCCCTCGGACATGCTCGGCTACCTGCACCGGCTGCCCGAGGTCGCCGAGCCGGCCTTCCGGCGCGCCCGCGCGGTGGCCCTCCCGCTTTCGCGCCCCCGCCAGGTGGT
This genomic stretch from Pantanalinema sp. harbors:
- the metK gene encoding methionine adenosyltransferase produces the protein MTQRRRLFTSESVTEGHPDKICDQISDTVLDAILSQDPLGRVACETTVTTGLVLVSGEITTTANLDIPALVRKTVADIGYTRAKYGFDAETCGVLVALGKQSPDIAQAVDRAWEVRGGLSDAEVDAKIDAIGAGDQGLMFGFACNETPELMPLPISLAHRLARRLTEVRKEGILPYLRPDGKTQVTVEYEGHTPVRVDTILISTQHAPEVSQEQIERDLIAHVIKPMVEEGLLKDTRFLINPSGRFVVGGPMGDAGLTGRKIIVDTYGGYARHGGGAFSGKDPTKVDRSAAYAARYVAKNIVAAGLADRCEVQVSYAIGVARPTSVMVDCQGTNRIPEDRIEALVQKHFDLRPAGIIRALDLRRPIYRQTAAYGHFGRVDLDLPWEKTDKAAILAEALDQGRVLA
- a CDS encoding dipeptidase gives rise to the protein MPQTATALREHALALHRRCLIVDGHADTLDRVLTEGHSFTEASPDFQIDLPRLVASGVNAQVFSLWTPPEYHAERALHRALKMIAAFLDAQRDRPELRQITAVSDLAADRPGFIFSFEGADPLVDDLSMLEVFHRLGLRMIGLTWNHRNAFADGQKVGPRPSGLTELGRELVERMQELGIVLDLAHIAEPGFWDALECSEGPVVATHANAHALHAHPRNLRDDQIKALAERGGLVGVTFVPGFLTREKADLDHVLAHIDHIVRLVGDDHVALGSDFDGITAPPTRLSHVGLLPNLTEGMLARGYSEERIEKILGRNWLRVFAAVWK